The following are from one region of the Bactrocera oleae isolate idBacOlea1 chromosome 6, idBacOlea1, whole genome shotgun sequence genome:
- the syd gene encoding JNK-interacting protein 3 isoform X8, which yields MDDDTMLNNHGPQPGAETVYGTEDNNMVMSEKVQQLAGSIYQEFERMINRYDEDVVKNLMPLLVNVLECLDASYRINQEQDVELELLREDNEQLVTQYEREKSARKQSEQKLLESEDVAEQENKELASRLESLESIVRMLELKHKNSLEHASRLEERETELKKEYNKLHERYTELFKNHVDYMERTKMLMGSAHSQMSSASERLEMNRARLNPIARSSGPVSYGFASLENSAMLDTETICSVGSNSDDSGPPSLQNELDSLQTVERAAETDTLQQQNQATSPQSETSPVVPNAPANVGRSTTKKEQRSANTLYQELSFQDNEESEEHEVVTGSWVHPGEYASSGMGKEVENLIMENNELLATKNALNIVKDDLIAKVDELTGEIEILREELNAMQQSRNKLRQKVSELEEELKKTKEQVKQQNDTEQDENDVPLAQRKRFTRVEMAMVLMERNQYKERLMELQEAVRLTEILRASRTVDNLDKKSKQSIWKYFSSLFTPSNRPQERVADGQGGGPMFRYSSPVHSHGSPSRNSDNRLAITGARDSANPPPHPASAGLANALITKDYSEEGTSERASARRREQYRQLRAHVQKEDGRLQAYGWSLPINKTNQEQQNRHSGGVPVPVYCNPLAEASPHMKVFCAAGVNLNGGFTKDGRSVIPSTSSYAPRSTAKIAEITSPTAEHSAEALDRQINRASLANLEPETQLSSYVWICTSTHAASTVTVVDANQSAVVLDAFPICASHMLCIASVQGAVEKDYALLENSEVLKAGEMLEHPGEGAESFGKVEFVRVRPKADKNSNTNKSARTDEQAEEVIAIETAAVEENAKEAVEKTADDTKNAANEPLGNIQEIKVRQALPGAPQRLQDDGSVISAKANINNNNLQPSFSKPINPILGTKNRLDPPMTSIGPTMWMGDQEGWLYVHSAVGRWHECLHKVLLPDAVLAIVHVESRVVVALANAQLAVFRRQTDGQWDLNSYHLVTLGDRNHSIRCLCVAGERIWAAHRNKIYIVDPISLSIVHSLEAHPRKESQVRQMAATGSGVWVSIRLDSTLRLYSSNTFEHKQDVDIEPYVSKMLGTGKLGFSFVRITALMVSCNRLWIGTSNGVIISVPLSEGQGKSTDPNSQIPLCCMANAQLSFHGHRDAVKFFVSVPMQLQNSGQLQFTNKRPDMLVMCGGEGYIDFRINDNDMENSIQLEANQTIENRGDKSYLIVWHVSQR from the exons ATGGACGACGACACAATGCTCAACAACCACGGACCTCAGCCTGGTGCTGAGACAGTTTATGGTACCGAGGACAACAATATGGTCATGTCGGAAAAG GTGCAACAATTAGCTGGTAGTATATATCAAGAATTCGAACGCATGATTAATCGCTATGACGAGGACGTGGTGAAGAATCTTATGCCACTACTGGTGAATGTCTTAGAATGCCTGGATGCATCATATCGCATAAATCAGGAGCAGGATGTTGAATTGGAGCTGTTGCGTGAGGACAACGAGCAGCTGGTCACACAATATGAACGCGAGAAGAGTGCACGCAAACAATCCGAACAGAAG CTGCTGGAATCGGAGGATGTGGCTGAACAAGAAAACAAGGAGTTGGCAAGTCGCTTGGAGTCACTGGAAAGCATTGTGCGCATGCTCGAATTGAAGCATAAAAATAGTTTGGAACATGCGAGCCGCTTGGAGGAGCGCGAGACTGAACTGAAGAAG gaGTATAATAAACTGCATGAACGTTATACGGAGCTTTTCAAAAATCATGTTGACTACATGGAACGCACCAAAATGCTCATGGGCTCTGCACACTCACAAATGAGTTCGGCTTCGGAGCGCTTAGAAATGAATCGAGCCAGGTTAAATCCAATTGCTCG ATCATCCGGTCCAGTATCGTACGGCTTCGCGTCGCTCGAAAACTCAGCCATGCTAGACACAGAGACAATATGTAGTGTGGGCAGCAATTCGGATGATTCGGGGCCACCATCTTTGCAAAATGAATTGGATAGTTTGCAGACGGTGGAGCGCGCGGCTGAGACGGACACATTACAACAGCAGAATCAAGCCACATCACCGCAAAGTGAAACGAGTCCCGTTGTGCCAAATGCACCAGCCAATG TTGGGCGTTCAACAACCAAAAAGGAGCAACGCTCTGCTAATACCCTATACCAAGAGTTGTCCTTTCAAGATAACGAAGAGAGTGAAGAGCATGAAGTTGTTACAG GAAGCTGGGTGCATCCTGGCGAATATGCTTCTTCGG GCATGGGCAAAGAAGTGGAAAACCTCATCATGGAGAATAATGAACTTTTGGCAACGAA GAATGCTTTGAACATTGTTAAGGATGATTTGATAGCCAAAGTCGATGAGCTGACTGGTGAGATTGAGATACTGCGCGAAGAATTGAATGCAATGCAGCAATCGCGCAACAAATTGCGTCAGAAGGTGAGCGAGCTGGAGGAGGAGCTGAAAAAGACAAAGGAGCAAGTTAAGCAGCAAA aTGACACTGAACAAGATGAAAATGATGTACCATTGGCTCAACGCAAACGCTTTACGCGTGTGGAAATGGCTATGGTGTTGATGGAGCGCAATCAATACAAAGAACGTCTGATGGAGCTGCAGGAGGCGGTGCGTTTGACAGAGATTTTACGCGCCTCACGCACCGTCGACAATTTGGACAAAAAGTCCAAGCAGAgcatatggaaatattttagcAGTTTATTCAC CCCCTCCAATCGCCCGCAAGAGCGCGTCGCTGACGGGCAAGGAGGGGGGCCTATGTTTCGCTACTCCAGCCCAGTTCACAGTCACGGATCCCCCAGTCGAAATAGCGACAATCGCCTTGCCATAACCGGCGCACGCGACAGTGCAAATCCACCACCACATCCCGCCAGTGCGGGCCTAGCAAATGCATTGATCACAAAAGACTACTCTGAGGAGGGTACATCGGAACGTGCAAGCGCACGACGGCGCGAACAATATCGACAATTGCGTGCACATGTACAGAAGGAGGATGGTCGTTTGCAAGCCTACGGCTGGAGTTTGCCCATAAATAAGACAAATCAAGAGCAACAGAATCGTCATTCTGGCGGTGTGCCGGTACCAGTCTATTGCAACCCTTTAGCCGAAGCATCGCCACATATGAAAGTGTTCTGTGCTGCCGGTGTGAATCTAAACGGTGGTTTTACCAAAGATGGGCGTTCAGTTATACCGTCGACATCATCATATGCCCCACGTTCTACAGCTAAGATCGCAGAGATTACCAGTCCTACAGCAGAGCATTCAGCTGAAGCGCTCGATCGGCAAATAAATCGTGCGAGTTTAGCCAATTTGGAGCCAGAAACCCAACTATCATCGTATGTGTGGATATGCACGAGCACGCATGCGGCGAGCACAGTAACAGTGGTGGATGCCAATCAGTCGGCAGTCGTGCTAGACGCGTTTCCCATATGCGCATCACACATGCTTTGCATTGCCTCCGTGCAAG GCGCAGTGGAGAAGGATTACGCGCTGCTAGAGAACTCTGAAGTGCTTAAGGCCGGTGAAATGCTGGAGCATCCCGGCGAAGGTGCCGAATCATTTGGCAAGGTTGAGTTTGTGCGTGTGCGTCCGAAAGCCGACAAAAACAGTAACACCAATAAAAGCGCCAGAACAGATGAGCAGGCAGAGGAGGTGATAGCTATTGAGACGGCTGCGGTTGAGGAAAATGCAAAGGAGGCTGTTGAAAAAACAGCAGATGATACGAAAAATGCGGCCAACGAGCCATTGGGCAATATACAAGAGATTAAGGTGCGACAGGCGCTACCGGGTGCACCACAACGCTTACAGGACGACGGCAGTGTGATTAGCGCCAAAGCGAacatcaacaataacaatttgcaGCCGTCCTTCTCGAAGCCCATCAACCCAATATTGGGTACAAAGAACCGTCTGGATCCGCCAATGACTTCGATTGGGCCGACCATGTGGATGGGCGATCAGGAAGGTTGGCTGTATGTGCATAGTGCTGTAGGTCGCTGGCATGAATGCCTGCATAAGGTTCTCCTGCCCGATGCCGTCCTAGCGATAGTGCATGTGGAATCTCGCGTTGTTGTAGCCCTAGCTAATGCTCAATTGGCAGTGTTTCGCCGCCAAACAGACGGCCAATGGGATCTGAATAGTTATCACCTGGTAACGCTGGGTGATCGTAATCATTCGATACGTTGCCTCTGTGTGGCTGGCGAACGCATTTGGGCTGCTCACCGCAACAAGATCTATATTGTCGATCCGATCTCATTGAGCATCGTCCACTCGCTGGAGGCGCATCCACGTAAGGAGAGCCAAGTGCGACAAATGGCTGCTACCGGCTCAGGTGTATGGGTTTCCATACG TTTGGACTCCACGCTGCGATTATACAGTTCGAACACTTTCGAGCACAAGCAGGATGTGGATATCGAGCCGTACGTTTCGAAAATGCTTGGTACTGGCAAATTGGGTTTCTCTTTTGTGCGCATTACTGCATTGATGGTATCATGCAATCGTTTGTGGATCGGTACCAGTAACGGTGTCATAATTTCGGTGCCATTATCGGAGGGTCAAGGCAAatcaa CTGATCCCAATAGTCAAATACCGTTATGTTGCATGGCTAATGCTCAGCTTTCGTTCCACGGTCATCGTGATGCGGTTAAGTTCTTCGTATCCGTACCAATGCAGCTACAAAATAGTGGACAACTGCAATTCACCAACAAACGGCCGGATATGCTAGTCATGTGTGGCGGCGAAGGCTACATCGATTTTCGCATAA ATGACAATGATATGGAAAACAGTATTCAACTGGAGGCAAATCAAACGATTGAGAATCGCGGCGACAAGAGTTATTTAATTGTGTGGCATGTTAGTCAACGCTAG
- the syd gene encoding JNK-interacting protein 3 isoform X11 — protein sequence MDDDTMLNNHGPQPGAETVYGTEDNNMVMSEKNEQVVSIVQQLAGSIYQEFERMINRYDEDVVKNLMPLLVNVLECLDASYRINQEQDVELELLREDNEQLVTQYEREKSARKQSEQKLLESEDVAEQENKELASRLESLESIVRMLELKHKNSLEHASRLEERETELKKEYNKLHERYTELFKNHVDYMERTKMLMGSAHSQMSSASERLEMNRARLNPIARSSGPVSYGFASLENSAMLDTETICSVGSNSDDSGPPSLQNELDSLQTVERAAETDTLQQQNQATSPQSETSPVVPNAPANGSWVHPGEYASSGMGKEVENLIMENNELLATKNALNIVKDDLIAKVDELTGEIEILREELNAMQQSRNKLRQKVSELEEELKKTKEQVKQQNDTEQDENDVPLAQRKRFTRVEMAMVLMERNQYKERLMELQEAVRLTEILRASRTVDNLDKKSKQSIWKYFSSLFTPSNRPQERVADGQGGGPMFRYSSPVHSHGSPSRNSDNRLAITGARDSANPPPHPASAGLANALITKDYSEEGTSERASARRREQYRQLRAHVQKEDGRLQAYGWSLPINKTNQEQQNRHSGGVPVPVYCNPLAEASPHMKVFCAAGVNLNGGFTKDGRSVIPSTSSYAPRSTAKIAEITSPTAEHSAEALDRQINRASLANLEPETQLSSYVWICTSTHAASTVTVVDANQSAVVLDAFPICASHMLCIASVQGAVEKDYALLENSEVLKAGEMLEHPGEGAESFGKVEFVRVRPKADKNSNTNKSARTDEQAEEVIAIETAAVEENAKEAVEKTADDTKNAANEPLGNIQEIKVRQALPGAPQRLQDDGSVISAKANINNNNLQPSFSKPINPILGTKNRLDPPMTSIGPTMWMGDQEGWLYVHSAVGRWHECLHKVLLPDAVLAIVHVESRVVVALANAQLAVFRRQTDGQWDLNSYHLVTLGDRNHSIRCLCVAGERIWAAHRNKIYIVDPISLSIVHSLEAHPRKESQVRQMAATGSGVWVSIRLDSTLRLYSSNTFEHKQDVDIEPYVSKMLGTGKLGFSFVRITALMVSCNRLWIGTSNGVIISVPLSEGQGKSTDPNSQIPLCCMANAQLSFHGHRDAVKFFVSVPMQLQNSGQLQFTNKRPDMLVMCGGEGYIDFRINDNDMENSIQLEANQTIENRGDKSYLIVWHVSQR from the exons ATGGACGACGACACAATGCTCAACAACCACGGACCTCAGCCTGGTGCTGAGACAGTTTATGGTACCGAGGACAACAATATGGTCATGTCGGAAAAG AATGAACAGGTTGTGAGCATC GTGCAACAATTAGCTGGTAGTATATATCAAGAATTCGAACGCATGATTAATCGCTATGACGAGGACGTGGTGAAGAATCTTATGCCACTACTGGTGAATGTCTTAGAATGCCTGGATGCATCATATCGCATAAATCAGGAGCAGGATGTTGAATTGGAGCTGTTGCGTGAGGACAACGAGCAGCTGGTCACACAATATGAACGCGAGAAGAGTGCACGCAAACAATCCGAACAGAAG CTGCTGGAATCGGAGGATGTGGCTGAACAAGAAAACAAGGAGTTGGCAAGTCGCTTGGAGTCACTGGAAAGCATTGTGCGCATGCTCGAATTGAAGCATAAAAATAGTTTGGAACATGCGAGCCGCTTGGAGGAGCGCGAGACTGAACTGAAGAAG gaGTATAATAAACTGCATGAACGTTATACGGAGCTTTTCAAAAATCATGTTGACTACATGGAACGCACCAAAATGCTCATGGGCTCTGCACACTCACAAATGAGTTCGGCTTCGGAGCGCTTAGAAATGAATCGAGCCAGGTTAAATCCAATTGCTCG ATCATCCGGTCCAGTATCGTACGGCTTCGCGTCGCTCGAAAACTCAGCCATGCTAGACACAGAGACAATATGTAGTGTGGGCAGCAATTCGGATGATTCGGGGCCACCATCTTTGCAAAATGAATTGGATAGTTTGCAGACGGTGGAGCGCGCGGCTGAGACGGACACATTACAACAGCAGAATCAAGCCACATCACCGCAAAGTGAAACGAGTCCCGTTGTGCCAAATGCACCAGCCAATG GAAGCTGGGTGCATCCTGGCGAATATGCTTCTTCGG GCATGGGCAAAGAAGTGGAAAACCTCATCATGGAGAATAATGAACTTTTGGCAACGAA GAATGCTTTGAACATTGTTAAGGATGATTTGATAGCCAAAGTCGATGAGCTGACTGGTGAGATTGAGATACTGCGCGAAGAATTGAATGCAATGCAGCAATCGCGCAACAAATTGCGTCAGAAGGTGAGCGAGCTGGAGGAGGAGCTGAAAAAGACAAAGGAGCAAGTTAAGCAGCAAA aTGACACTGAACAAGATGAAAATGATGTACCATTGGCTCAACGCAAACGCTTTACGCGTGTGGAAATGGCTATGGTGTTGATGGAGCGCAATCAATACAAAGAACGTCTGATGGAGCTGCAGGAGGCGGTGCGTTTGACAGAGATTTTACGCGCCTCACGCACCGTCGACAATTTGGACAAAAAGTCCAAGCAGAgcatatggaaatattttagcAGTTTATTCAC CCCCTCCAATCGCCCGCAAGAGCGCGTCGCTGACGGGCAAGGAGGGGGGCCTATGTTTCGCTACTCCAGCCCAGTTCACAGTCACGGATCCCCCAGTCGAAATAGCGACAATCGCCTTGCCATAACCGGCGCACGCGACAGTGCAAATCCACCACCACATCCCGCCAGTGCGGGCCTAGCAAATGCATTGATCACAAAAGACTACTCTGAGGAGGGTACATCGGAACGTGCAAGCGCACGACGGCGCGAACAATATCGACAATTGCGTGCACATGTACAGAAGGAGGATGGTCGTTTGCAAGCCTACGGCTGGAGTTTGCCCATAAATAAGACAAATCAAGAGCAACAGAATCGTCATTCTGGCGGTGTGCCGGTACCAGTCTATTGCAACCCTTTAGCCGAAGCATCGCCACATATGAAAGTGTTCTGTGCTGCCGGTGTGAATCTAAACGGTGGTTTTACCAAAGATGGGCGTTCAGTTATACCGTCGACATCATCATATGCCCCACGTTCTACAGCTAAGATCGCAGAGATTACCAGTCCTACAGCAGAGCATTCAGCTGAAGCGCTCGATCGGCAAATAAATCGTGCGAGTTTAGCCAATTTGGAGCCAGAAACCCAACTATCATCGTATGTGTGGATATGCACGAGCACGCATGCGGCGAGCACAGTAACAGTGGTGGATGCCAATCAGTCGGCAGTCGTGCTAGACGCGTTTCCCATATGCGCATCACACATGCTTTGCATTGCCTCCGTGCAAG GCGCAGTGGAGAAGGATTACGCGCTGCTAGAGAACTCTGAAGTGCTTAAGGCCGGTGAAATGCTGGAGCATCCCGGCGAAGGTGCCGAATCATTTGGCAAGGTTGAGTTTGTGCGTGTGCGTCCGAAAGCCGACAAAAACAGTAACACCAATAAAAGCGCCAGAACAGATGAGCAGGCAGAGGAGGTGATAGCTATTGAGACGGCTGCGGTTGAGGAAAATGCAAAGGAGGCTGTTGAAAAAACAGCAGATGATACGAAAAATGCGGCCAACGAGCCATTGGGCAATATACAAGAGATTAAGGTGCGACAGGCGCTACCGGGTGCACCACAACGCTTACAGGACGACGGCAGTGTGATTAGCGCCAAAGCGAacatcaacaataacaatttgcaGCCGTCCTTCTCGAAGCCCATCAACCCAATATTGGGTACAAAGAACCGTCTGGATCCGCCAATGACTTCGATTGGGCCGACCATGTGGATGGGCGATCAGGAAGGTTGGCTGTATGTGCATAGTGCTGTAGGTCGCTGGCATGAATGCCTGCATAAGGTTCTCCTGCCCGATGCCGTCCTAGCGATAGTGCATGTGGAATCTCGCGTTGTTGTAGCCCTAGCTAATGCTCAATTGGCAGTGTTTCGCCGCCAAACAGACGGCCAATGGGATCTGAATAGTTATCACCTGGTAACGCTGGGTGATCGTAATCATTCGATACGTTGCCTCTGTGTGGCTGGCGAACGCATTTGGGCTGCTCACCGCAACAAGATCTATATTGTCGATCCGATCTCATTGAGCATCGTCCACTCGCTGGAGGCGCATCCACGTAAGGAGAGCCAAGTGCGACAAATGGCTGCTACCGGCTCAGGTGTATGGGTTTCCATACG TTTGGACTCCACGCTGCGATTATACAGTTCGAACACTTTCGAGCACAAGCAGGATGTGGATATCGAGCCGTACGTTTCGAAAATGCTTGGTACTGGCAAATTGGGTTTCTCTTTTGTGCGCATTACTGCATTGATGGTATCATGCAATCGTTTGTGGATCGGTACCAGTAACGGTGTCATAATTTCGGTGCCATTATCGGAGGGTCAAGGCAAatcaa CTGATCCCAATAGTCAAATACCGTTATGTTGCATGGCTAATGCTCAGCTTTCGTTCCACGGTCATCGTGATGCGGTTAAGTTCTTCGTATCCGTACCAATGCAGCTACAAAATAGTGGACAACTGCAATTCACCAACAAACGGCCGGATATGCTAGTCATGTGTGGCGGCGAAGGCTACATCGATTTTCGCATAA ATGACAATGATATGGAAAACAGTATTCAACTGGAGGCAAATCAAACGATTGAGAATCGCGGCGACAAGAGTTATTTAATTGTGTGGCATGTTAGTCAACGCTAG
- the syd gene encoding JNK-interacting protein 3 isoform X10: protein MDDDTMLNNHGPQPGAETVYGTEDNNMVMSEKNEQVVSIVQQLAGSIYQEFERMINRYDEDVVKNLMPLLVNVLECLDASYRINQEQDVELELLREDNEQLVTQYEREKSARKQSEQKLLESEDVAEQENKELASRLESLESIVRMLELKHKNSLEHASRLEERETELKKEYNKLHERYTELFKNHVDYMERTKMLMGSAHSQMSSASERLEMNRARLNPIARSSGPVSYGFASLENSAMLDTETICSVGSNSDDSGPPSLQNELDSLQTVERAAETDTLQQQNQATSPQSETSPVVPNAPANGSWVHPGEYASSANDNYFGMGKEVENLIMENNELLATKNALNIVKDDLIAKVDELTGEIEILREELNAMQQSRNKLRQKVSELEEELKKTKEQVKQQNDTEQDENDVPLAQRKRFTRVEMAMVLMERNQYKERLMELQEAVRLTEILRASRTVDNLDKKSKQSIWKYFSSLFTPSNRPQERVADGQGGGPMFRYSSPVHSHGSPSRNSDNRLAITGARDSANPPPHPASAGLANALITKDYSEEGTSERASARRREQYRQLRAHVQKEDGRLQAYGWSLPINKTNQEQQNRHSGGVPVPVYCNPLAEASPHMKVFCAAGVNLNGGFTKDGRSVIPSTSSYAPRSTAKIAEITSPTAEHSAEALDRQINRASLANLEPETQLSSYVWICTSTHAASTVTVVDANQSAVVLDAFPICASHMLCIASVQGAVEKDYALLENSEVLKAGEMLEHPGEGAESFGKVEFVRVRPKADKNSNTNKSARTDEQAEEVIAIETAAVEENAKEAVEKTADDTKNAANEPLGNIQEIKVRQALPGAPQRLQDDGSVISAKANINNNNLQPSFSKPINPILGTKNRLDPPMTSIGPTMWMGDQEGWLYVHSAVGRWHECLHKVLLPDAVLAIVHVESRVVVALANAQLAVFRRQTDGQWDLNSYHLVTLGDRNHSIRCLCVAGERIWAAHRNKIYIVDPISLSIVHSLEAHPRKESQVRQMAATGSGVWVSIRLDSTLRLYSSNTFEHKQDVDIEPYVSKMLGTGKLGFSFVRITALMVSCNRLWIGTSNGVIISVPLSEGQGKSTDPNSQIPLCCMANAQLSFHGHRDAVKFFVSVPMQLQNSGQLQFTNKRPDMLVMCGGEGYIDFRINDNDMENSIQLEANQTIENRGDKSYLIVWHVSQR, encoded by the exons ATGGACGACGACACAATGCTCAACAACCACGGACCTCAGCCTGGTGCTGAGACAGTTTATGGTACCGAGGACAACAATATGGTCATGTCGGAAAAG AATGAACAGGTTGTGAGCATC GTGCAACAATTAGCTGGTAGTATATATCAAGAATTCGAACGCATGATTAATCGCTATGACGAGGACGTGGTGAAGAATCTTATGCCACTACTGGTGAATGTCTTAGAATGCCTGGATGCATCATATCGCATAAATCAGGAGCAGGATGTTGAATTGGAGCTGTTGCGTGAGGACAACGAGCAGCTGGTCACACAATATGAACGCGAGAAGAGTGCACGCAAACAATCCGAACAGAAG CTGCTGGAATCGGAGGATGTGGCTGAACAAGAAAACAAGGAGTTGGCAAGTCGCTTGGAGTCACTGGAAAGCATTGTGCGCATGCTCGAATTGAAGCATAAAAATAGTTTGGAACATGCGAGCCGCTTGGAGGAGCGCGAGACTGAACTGAAGAAG gaGTATAATAAACTGCATGAACGTTATACGGAGCTTTTCAAAAATCATGTTGACTACATGGAACGCACCAAAATGCTCATGGGCTCTGCACACTCACAAATGAGTTCGGCTTCGGAGCGCTTAGAAATGAATCGAGCCAGGTTAAATCCAATTGCTCG ATCATCCGGTCCAGTATCGTACGGCTTCGCGTCGCTCGAAAACTCAGCCATGCTAGACACAGAGACAATATGTAGTGTGGGCAGCAATTCGGATGATTCGGGGCCACCATCTTTGCAAAATGAATTGGATAGTTTGCAGACGGTGGAGCGCGCGGCTGAGACGGACACATTACAACAGCAGAATCAAGCCACATCACCGCAAAGTGAAACGAGTCCCGTTGTGCCAAATGCACCAGCCAATG GAAGCTGGGTGCATCCTGGCGAATATGCTTCTTCGG CTAACGACAACTATTTCG GCATGGGCAAAGAAGTGGAAAACCTCATCATGGAGAATAATGAACTTTTGGCAACGAA GAATGCTTTGAACATTGTTAAGGATGATTTGATAGCCAAAGTCGATGAGCTGACTGGTGAGATTGAGATACTGCGCGAAGAATTGAATGCAATGCAGCAATCGCGCAACAAATTGCGTCAGAAGGTGAGCGAGCTGGAGGAGGAGCTGAAAAAGACAAAGGAGCAAGTTAAGCAGCAAA aTGACACTGAACAAGATGAAAATGATGTACCATTGGCTCAACGCAAACGCTTTACGCGTGTGGAAATGGCTATGGTGTTGATGGAGCGCAATCAATACAAAGAACGTCTGATGGAGCTGCAGGAGGCGGTGCGTTTGACAGAGATTTTACGCGCCTCACGCACCGTCGACAATTTGGACAAAAAGTCCAAGCAGAgcatatggaaatattttagcAGTTTATTCAC CCCCTCCAATCGCCCGCAAGAGCGCGTCGCTGACGGGCAAGGAGGGGGGCCTATGTTTCGCTACTCCAGCCCAGTTCACAGTCACGGATCCCCCAGTCGAAATAGCGACAATCGCCTTGCCATAACCGGCGCACGCGACAGTGCAAATCCACCACCACATCCCGCCAGTGCGGGCCTAGCAAATGCATTGATCACAAAAGACTACTCTGAGGAGGGTACATCGGAACGTGCAAGCGCACGACGGCGCGAACAATATCGACAATTGCGTGCACATGTACAGAAGGAGGATGGTCGTTTGCAAGCCTACGGCTGGAGTTTGCCCATAAATAAGACAAATCAAGAGCAACAGAATCGTCATTCTGGCGGTGTGCCGGTACCAGTCTATTGCAACCCTTTAGCCGAAGCATCGCCACATATGAAAGTGTTCTGTGCTGCCGGTGTGAATCTAAACGGTGGTTTTACCAAAGATGGGCGTTCAGTTATACCGTCGACATCATCATATGCCCCACGTTCTACAGCTAAGATCGCAGAGATTACCAGTCCTACAGCAGAGCATTCAGCTGAAGCGCTCGATCGGCAAATAAATCGTGCGAGTTTAGCCAATTTGGAGCCAGAAACCCAACTATCATCGTATGTGTGGATATGCACGAGCACGCATGCGGCGAGCACAGTAACAGTGGTGGATGCCAATCAGTCGGCAGTCGTGCTAGACGCGTTTCCCATATGCGCATCACACATGCTTTGCATTGCCTCCGTGCAAG GCGCAGTGGAGAAGGATTACGCGCTGCTAGAGAACTCTGAAGTGCTTAAGGCCGGTGAAATGCTGGAGCATCCCGGCGAAGGTGCCGAATCATTTGGCAAGGTTGAGTTTGTGCGTGTGCGTCCGAAAGCCGACAAAAACAGTAACACCAATAAAAGCGCCAGAACAGATGAGCAGGCAGAGGAGGTGATAGCTATTGAGACGGCTGCGGTTGAGGAAAATGCAAAGGAGGCTGTTGAAAAAACAGCAGATGATACGAAAAATGCGGCCAACGAGCCATTGGGCAATATACAAGAGATTAAGGTGCGACAGGCGCTACCGGGTGCACCACAACGCTTACAGGACGACGGCAGTGTGATTAGCGCCAAAGCGAacatcaacaataacaatttgcaGCCGTCCTTCTCGAAGCCCATCAACCCAATATTGGGTACAAAGAACCGTCTGGATCCGCCAATGACTTCGATTGGGCCGACCATGTGGATGGGCGATCAGGAAGGTTGGCTGTATGTGCATAGTGCTGTAGGTCGCTGGCATGAATGCCTGCATAAGGTTCTCCTGCCCGATGCCGTCCTAGCGATAGTGCATGTGGAATCTCGCGTTGTTGTAGCCCTAGCTAATGCTCAATTGGCAGTGTTTCGCCGCCAAACAGACGGCCAATGGGATCTGAATAGTTATCACCTGGTAACGCTGGGTGATCGTAATCATTCGATACGTTGCCTCTGTGTGGCTGGCGAACGCATTTGGGCTGCTCACCGCAACAAGATCTATATTGTCGATCCGATCTCATTGAGCATCGTCCACTCGCTGGAGGCGCATCCACGTAAGGAGAGCCAAGTGCGACAAATGGCTGCTACCGGCTCAGGTGTATGGGTTTCCATACG TTTGGACTCCACGCTGCGATTATACAGTTCGAACACTTTCGAGCACAAGCAGGATGTGGATATCGAGCCGTACGTTTCGAAAATGCTTGGTACTGGCAAATTGGGTTTCTCTTTTGTGCGCATTACTGCATTGATGGTATCATGCAATCGTTTGTGGATCGGTACCAGTAACGGTGTCATAATTTCGGTGCCATTATCGGAGGGTCAAGGCAAatcaa CTGATCCCAATAGTCAAATACCGTTATGTTGCATGGCTAATGCTCAGCTTTCGTTCCACGGTCATCGTGATGCGGTTAAGTTCTTCGTATCCGTACCAATGCAGCTACAAAATAGTGGACAACTGCAATTCACCAACAAACGGCCGGATATGCTAGTCATGTGTGGCGGCGAAGGCTACATCGATTTTCGCATAA ATGACAATGATATGGAAAACAGTATTCAACTGGAGGCAAATCAAACGATTGAGAATCGCGGCGACAAGAGTTATTTAATTGTGTGGCATGTTAGTCAACGCTAG